One segment of Leptospirillum ferrooxidans C2-3 DNA contains the following:
- a CDS encoding TIGR00282 family metallophosphoesterase, protein MPADELNHSLSWIVVVGDVFGRPGRKALSLGLEKISSQRRVVFTVINGENLAGGKGVNTKTAQECFDMGVSVITTGNHLFDQKGVIDLLQKDGKVLRPLNYSSLCPGVGSGIYVLDNGLRVGVLNLIGRVFMAPSDCPFHAADQVLSGWSDQGISPDLVLVDFHGEASGEKRAMGFHLDGRVAAMYGTHTHVQTNDLEKLPGGSWYLTDVGLSGPHWSVIGVAPEMALSKYRTHVPAPFTVGEGELLFCALLLGISSTSNGVRIEKAELFREVFP, encoded by the coding sequence ATGCCCGCTGATGAGTTGAATCATTCGCTATCTTGGATCGTGGTTGTTGGGGATGTTTTTGGTCGACCTGGCCGGAAGGCCTTGTCATTGGGGCTTGAAAAGATCTCTTCGCAAAGAAGAGTTGTTTTTACAGTCATCAATGGCGAGAACCTGGCCGGTGGGAAAGGGGTGAACACAAAGACCGCCCAAGAATGTTTTGATATGGGCGTATCGGTGATTACGACGGGAAACCACCTGTTTGACCAGAAGGGTGTGATCGATCTGCTCCAAAAGGATGGAAAGGTTCTCCGTCCGCTGAATTATTCGAGTCTTTGTCCCGGGGTTGGTTCAGGAATCTATGTTCTTGATAATGGTTTGAGAGTCGGAGTCCTGAATTTGATCGGAAGGGTGTTCATGGCTCCATCCGACTGTCCTTTTCACGCGGCAGACCAAGTTTTGTCCGGATGGAGTGATCAGGGGATATCGCCTGATTTGGTCCTTGTGGATTTCCATGGAGAGGCCAGCGGAGAAAAGCGGGCGATGGGGTTCCATCTTGATGGGAGGGTGGCTGCCATGTACGGAACCCATACCCATGTCCAGACGAATGACTTGGAAAAGCTACCTGGAGGTTCCTGGTATCTCACCGATGTCGGTCTTTCCGGCCCGCATTGGTCGGTTATTGGGGTTGCTCCGGAAATGGCCCTTTCAAAATACCGGACACATGTCCCGGCCCCTTTTACTGTGGGAGAAGGGGAGTTGTTGTTTTGTGCCCTTTTGCTGGGGATTTCCTCAACATCAAATGGGGTTCGTATCGAAAAGGCTGAGCTTTTCCGGGAGGTCTTTCCTTAA
- the rny gene encoding ribonuclease Y, translated as MLTGIIIFLGVGLALGVGIVLGRSLAEKKVDGIVAERKRIASEIEEEAIRRKESIVRNAELEAREIAFKAKVQFEEEANQRRQVDLARDQALKLRESSMEDLQKSLEALKLKLEKDLEGLKLRDRLLVAKESALEEMISLEHRKLEEISGLSLEESRERLLREAEDLIRMDVSRSAQKFEREAKENAQRKSREIMTHAIQRYANDHVAEVSVSVVPIASEDVKGRIIGREGRNIRAFQLATGVDLIIDDTPDAIIISGFDPLRREVAKIALERLLLDGRVHPSRIEEVVEKVRKELDQTLKEEAERVAFSLGISDIHPEILKLVGKLKFRTSYGQNNLLHAQEVANLAAMMAAEIGIDAKLAKRAAFLHDIGKSLTHENEGTHPQLGAEAARKYGEPEGVINAIASHHGDVEPSCLESVLVAAADAISAARPGARRESMDAYLKRLEKLEDIANSFKGVEKAYAIQAGREIRIIVKQDEINDEDLSTISREIAKKIESELTYPGQIRVTVIRESRIVEYAR; from the coding sequence TTCGACGGAAGGAATCGATTGTCAGAAACGCCGAGCTTGAAGCCAGAGAGATCGCATTCAAGGCGAAAGTCCAGTTTGAGGAAGAGGCTAACCAGAGAAGGCAGGTCGATCTGGCCAGAGACCAGGCGCTCAAGCTTCGGGAATCTTCCATGGAGGATTTGCAGAAAAGCCTTGAGGCACTGAAGCTGAAACTCGAAAAGGATCTTGAGGGACTGAAGCTCCGGGACAGGCTTCTCGTTGCGAAGGAATCGGCTCTTGAAGAAATGATTTCTCTAGAGCATCGAAAACTGGAAGAGATATCCGGTCTGTCCCTGGAAGAATCCAGGGAACGGCTATTGCGTGAAGCGGAAGACCTTATTCGGATGGATGTTTCCCGTTCTGCACAGAAGTTCGAGCGGGAGGCAAAGGAAAACGCCCAGCGTAAAAGCAGGGAGATCATGACCCACGCTATCCAGCGATATGCGAATGACCATGTGGCAGAGGTCAGCGTTTCAGTTGTTCCAATCGCCTCAGAAGATGTGAAAGGACGGATTATTGGTCGTGAAGGCCGTAATATAAGGGCATTCCAGTTAGCGACCGGGGTCGATCTGATTATTGATGACACTCCTGATGCCATTATTATCTCCGGCTTTGATCCATTACGCCGAGAGGTTGCAAAGATTGCTCTTGAAAGACTGCTTCTTGATGGTCGAGTTCATCCCTCCAGAATCGAGGAGGTTGTGGAGAAGGTTCGAAAGGAGCTTGACCAGACGTTGAAAGAAGAAGCTGAGCGAGTCGCTTTTTCGCTTGGAATTTCGGATATTCATCCTGAAATTCTGAAGCTTGTGGGGAAGCTCAAGTTCCGGACAAGCTATGGCCAGAACAATCTTTTGCATGCACAGGAAGTGGCCAACCTGGCCGCCATGATGGCGGCAGAGATCGGAATTGATGCCAAGCTGGCAAAACGTGCTGCATTTTTGCACGATATCGGAAAGTCTCTGACTCATGAAAATGAGGGGACTCATCCTCAGCTTGGAGCCGAAGCGGCCAGAAAGTATGGCGAGCCTGAGGGGGTTATCAACGCGATTGCCTCCCATCATGGAGATGTTGAGCCATCTTGTCTGGAGTCTGTTCTGGTTGCGGCAGCCGATGCGATCTCGGCAGCCCGGCCCGGTGCAAGGCGTGAAAGTATGGACGCTTATTTGAAACGACTAGAAAAACTCGAAGATATTGCCAACTCCTTCAAGGGCGTTGAAAAGGCTTACGCAATTCAGGCAGGTCGGGAGATTCGCATCATTGTCAAGCAGGATGAAATCAATGACGAGGATCTTTCGACCATCTCAAGGGAGATCGCGAAGAAGATCGAGTCTGAGTTGACATACCCCGGTCAGATCAGGGTGACAGTCATCAGGGAGAGTCGGATCGTCGAATATGCCCGCTGA